In the Streptomyces spororaveus genome, ACCGCGTCGGGCCGCTCGCGCAGCAGCTGCAGCGTTTCGGCCAGGGTGTCCTTCCGCAGGAACGTGGCGCCGTCCTGCGTGTACTCGGTGGCGACCGGCGCGGGCGGGTCCTGCTCGCGACGCTGCGCCAGCGGGTCGTCCTCGGTGGGCTCACCGACCGCGAAGGCGGCGTCGCGGATCGGGCGGTAGCCGGTGCAGCGGCACAGGTTGCCGCTCAGCGAGTGCAGATCGAAGCCGTTCGGACCGTGCTCGTGGTCGCCGCCCTCGGCGGCTTCCGTGTCGGGTCCGGCGTGCGCGCAGCGGTCGGGCCGGTAGTACTCGGAGGCCATGCTGCAGATGAACCCCGGGGTGCAGTACCCGCATTGGGAACCGCCGCGGACCGCCATCTCCTCCTGTACCGGGTGCAGCGTGGGCCGCGTACCGGGTTCGCCGACCACGGCGAGACCTTCGGAGGTGATGATCTCCTGGCCGTCGAGCGCCGCGGCCGGCACCAGACAGGCGTTGACCGCCACCCAGTCGGTGGGCTTGTTCACGCCGGGACGGGCCACCAGGACCGAGCAGGCGCCGCACTCACCCTCCGCGCAGCCCTCCTTGGTACCGGTCAGGCCTCGATCGCGCAGGAGATCCAGCACCGTGGTGTGCGGTGCGGCCGGTGAAATCGGTGTTTCTTTCCCGTTGACCGTGATCCGGGCCTCTACCATGGCACATCCTCATTTCGGTGCATGGTTGAGCTGATTATGCTAGTAGCCATTTCAGGGGCTTTCTATTTCGCTGGCGCAGCCCGGGAAGAGCCCGGAGCGCGACTCGGCACGCGACGACGTGCCGCAGGCGGTGTGAGAAATCGAAAGATGCCGGGGCCACAGAGACGGGCACTCCGGAGAAGAAGGCTGTTCAGCAGCCGTGTGCTACGAGACCCGGAGTCCAGGCGACCTGATGGGCGGGGCGGTGCAGTTCGGAGATGATCGACATCCGACTCCGCCTCCTTCCGATCAGTTCACGGTCCGGTCGGCTCGAAGTTACGTTGTCGCAGGTCCATCGGTCAAGCCGCCGTGCGGAGACCATCTGGGCGGACGGTTGTCCGCGCCGGGTGGACGCCTCGCGGGTCGGGGCCGAGGAGGCGGGCCGGCTCCTGCGTGAAGCCGTACAGGGCGTCCGGGCCGCCGGACGCAGCGGGGAAACGGTCGGGCGCGTCCTGGGAATGGGCCGGCAGGCCGCCCGGCAGAGGTTCGCGGGCGCAACCGCGCCCGTCGGCGGGCCGGCCGGGGAACCCCGGTGAGCTCCGGATGGTGACAGCGCGGCCGGCCGCAGGTCCGGTGACCGGCCCGGCCCCGGCCGTCTCGGCGGGGGCCGGGGCAGCCGGGGCCGGGACAGCCGGTCAGGGAGTCTGGAGCTTGTCCAGGATCCACTCACCGAGCTCCTCGGTGATGACCGTGTGTCCCTGGTTGTCGCTCGCACACTTGAAGTGGTCGAGCTCGCTGTCGGCCGGGTCGATCTTGCTGTAGAGCGCGTCGCGGTCGTCGATCGCGCCCGCGGCCACGGCGCTGACGCTCGGAACGAACGTGGTCGCGTTGTACGTCAGTTCCGCCGGCTCGCCTTCGAGGAGTCCGGCCAGCATGGCAGCCGTTCCGAAGTTGCCCGGACGGCCCGGCAGGTTCAGGGCCTCGGGGAACAGTCCACCGGGAGCGCCGTCGATGTCGGGCAGGTTGCGGGTGTTGATCGGGATCTCGGGGGATCCGGTCTTCTTCAGGATGGCGACGGTCTGCTCTCCCGTGTTCTGCGTGTCCAGCCGGGTGCCCGTCAGCTCCGCACCGGTGGTGCGCATCGCCGTCACGCCGGCCGGAATGTTGTTCCCGGCGCCGGTGCCCGTGCCGTTGGCGACCCCGAGCCGACGCACGCCGGGGGGCCAGCTGCCCACCCGCTCCAGCTCCGCCAGGAAGTCGGTGCGGGCCTGGTCCTGGCGGACCTCCGCGGAGACGGTCTCGATGTGCCAGCGCAGCAACTGGCGGGCGGCCTGGCTGTTGACCATCCGCGAGAAGCTGCCGAGGAGCTCGCCGAATCCGGGGAGATCGCCCCAGTTGTCCTTGACGAAGTGCGCGAACGCCTGAACCGAGATGGGCAGCCAGGCTCCGCAGTGCGGGGTGTCGTAGGAGAGGTACGTCGAAGTCTCGTGTTCGTCGCCGTCGTGGTGCATCTTGGCGAGGGCGTAGCGGGTGACCAGGCCTCCCATGCTGAAGCCGCCGACCGTCAGCCGGGCCTCCCCTTCGCGGTCGGCGATCGTCTTTTCGATGCACTGGATGGCCACGTCGGCGTTCACGGTGATCGACGCGGACCGCTCGTCGAAGCCGAGGAGCACCAGGTCGAAGCCGGCTTCCCGCAGCTTGGAGATGAAGGGGTACTCGCCGTTCTCCAGGCCGTTCCACAGGGCGTCGGGGTCGCTCTTCCCGGCGGAGAATCCGTCGGCGAGGATCACCGGCTTCCTGACCCGGGTCTGCCCTGGGTTGCTGTAGAACACCCAGGCGGTTCCTCCTGTGAAGGGCCAGACGGCGTCCCACGCGGATGCCCTCGGGTGGTGGGGCTGGGCGCCAGGGATGGTGTTGTCCCAGATGCTCACAACAGGCATGGACATGTAGTCCGGCTCCTCTGTCTCATGGTGCGGTACGGCTGGCACATGACAGCGGCCGCGTGCCGATGTCATGTGTGAACCGGAACCATGATCCCGAAGCCGGTATCCCAAAACCAACGATTCCCGACCATGTCACTCGTATGGGGATACCACCTTCCTTGCAGGTCACGGCGCTGCAAGGGAAGAAACGATGATGCGGTCCCGACACGGTTCGGGGTGTCGGGACCGTGGCCGTCGGCCTCCGCCGGGCGGGGGAGGTCCGGACCCGGGGGTCGTGGGCGCGGACGGGTGTCGCCGTTCGCGGGCTACTTCTCCGCCCACCCGCTCGGATCCGTCAACGGCGCACCCGGTAGCGCAGGTGAAGCACCCGGTTGCCCTGAATCGGCACGTCGGGATCCTCCAACAGGTGCTGCGCGTTCACCGACCCGAAGTAGCGCTTGCCGGACCCGAACACGACCGGTACGACGTCCATGCGCACCTCGTCGACCAGGCCCGCGGCAAGCACCTGGCCACCGACGTCGCCGGCGGCGACCTCGACCAGGCGGTCGCCGGCAAGCTCCTGCGCCGTGGCTACGGCTGCCTCGACGCCGTCGACGAAGTGAAACGGCGCCTCGGGGTCCCAGCCCTCGGGCGCCGGCCGGTGCGTCACGACGACCACGTGGTCGATCCCGCCCGGAGGCTTCCCGTCCCAGCCG is a window encoding:
- a CDS encoding esterase/lipase family protein, encoding MSMPVVSIWDNTIPGAQPHHPRASAWDAVWPFTGGTAWVFYSNPGQTRVRKPVILADGFSAGKSDPDALWNGLENGEYPFISKLREAGFDLVLLGFDERSASITVNADVAIQCIEKTIADREGEARLTVGGFSMGGLVTRYALAKMHHDGDEHETSTYLSYDTPHCGAWLPISVQAFAHFVKDNWGDLPGFGELLGSFSRMVNSQAARQLLRWHIETVSAEVRQDQARTDFLAELERVGSWPPGVRRLGVANGTGTGAGNNIPAGVTAMRTTGAELTGTRLDTQNTGEQTVAILKKTGSPEIPINTRNLPDIDGAPGGLFPEALNLPGRPGNFGTAAMLAGLLEGEPAELTYNATTFVPSVSAVAAGAIDDRDALYSKIDPADSELDHFKCASDNQGHTVITEELGEWILDKLQTP
- a CDS encoding dihydrofolate reductase family protein; protein product: MGKVVMYGSVSVDGFVADEDDQPGPLFDWLSGGDVPLDESGEVKVSQTSYDYIRPYWDRIGATVVGRHVFDMTDGWDGKPPGGIDHVVVVTHRPAPEGWDPEAPFHFVDGVEAAVATAQELAGDRLVEVAAGDVGGQVLAAGLVDEVRMDVVPVVFGSGKRYFGSVNAQHLLEDPDVPIQGNRVLHLRYRVRR